In Paenibacillus sp. G2S3, a single window of DNA contains:
- a CDS encoding glucose-6-phosphate isomerase: MSKKINFDYTKALTFFNQQEIDNLAAPVKLAHEQLHNKTGVGSDYLGWIDLPSAYDKEEFARIQQAAKKIQSDSEVLIVIGIGGSYLGARAAIEALSHSFYNNLSKDKRKTPEVYFAGNNISSTYITHLLDLVEGKDFSVNVISKSGTTTEPAIAFRIFRAALEKKYGKEEARKRIYATTDKEKGALKKLATEEGYESFIIPDDVGGRYSVLTPVGLLPIAVAGINIEEMMQGAAAAADEFNNPDVATNQAYQYAAVRNALYRKGKTTEILVNYEPSLHFVSEWWKQLFGESEGKDFKGIYPSSVDFSTDLHSMGQFIQEGNRNIFETVIQVDQVAHHVTIENDPDDLDGLNFLTGKTMDFVNKKAFQGTMLAHTDGQVPNLIVTIPDQTPYTFGYLVYFFEKACGISGYLLGVNPFDQPGVEAYKKNMFALLGKPGYEKEKAELEARLTE, encoded by the coding sequence ATGTCTAAGAAGATTAATTTTGACTACACCAAAGCCCTTACTTTCTTCAATCAACAAGAAATTGACAACCTTGCCGCTCCAGTTAAGTTAGCGCACGAACAGTTGCATAATAAGACTGGTGTAGGTTCCGACTATCTTGGATGGATTGATCTTCCATCAGCTTATGATAAGGAAGAATTCGCACGCATTCAGCAAGCCGCAAAGAAGATCCAGAGCGATTCCGAAGTACTGATTGTAATTGGTATTGGTGGTTCTTATCTGGGAGCACGCGCAGCGATTGAAGCGCTCTCGCATTCTTTTTACAATAACCTTTCTAAAGATAAGCGCAAAACTCCAGAAGTTTATTTCGCGGGTAATAACATTAGTTCTACATACATCACGCACTTGCTTGATCTTGTAGAAGGCAAAGACTTCTCCGTGAACGTAATTTCCAAATCAGGAACTACGACTGAGCCAGCCATTGCTTTCCGCATTTTCCGCGCAGCTCTGGAGAAGAAATATGGTAAAGAAGAAGCTCGCAAACGTATTTACGCTACTACAGACAAGGAAAAAGGTGCCCTTAAGAAATTGGCTACTGAAGAAGGTTATGAATCCTTCATCATTCCAGACGATGTAGGCGGACGTTACTCCGTATTGACACCTGTTGGCTTGCTTCCAATCGCTGTAGCAGGTATTAACATTGAAGAGATGATGCAAGGTGCTGCTGCCGCTGCGGATGAGTTCAATAATCCAGATGTAGCTACTAACCAAGCTTATCAATATGCTGCAGTTCGTAATGCTCTGTATCGCAAAGGTAAGACAACTGAAATCCTCGTGAACTATGAGCCTTCCTTACACTTTGTATCGGAGTGGTGGAAACAATTGTTTGGCGAGAGCGAAGGTAAGGATTTCAAAGGAATTTATCCTTCTTCCGTTGATTTCTCTACGGATCTACACTCCATGGGCCAATTTATCCAAGAAGGTAACCGTAATATCTTTGAAACGGTAATTCAAGTAGATCAAGTGGCTCATCATGTGACCATTGAGAACGATCCAGATGATCTGGATGGCTTGAACTTCTTAACAGGAAAGACTATGGATTTCGTAAATAAGAAGGCTTTCCAAGGTACAATGCTTGCGCATACAGATGGTCAAGTACCTAACCTTATCGTTACTATTCCTGATCAAACACCATACACATTTGGTTATTTGGTCTACTTCTTTGAAAAAGCTTGCGGCATCAGCGGTTACCTGCTCGGTGTTAACCCATTCGACCAACCAGGCGTAGAAGCATATAAGAAGAATATGTTCGCGCTACTTGGCAAACCGGGTTACGAAAAAGAAAAGGCAGAGCTGGAAGCAAGACTTACAGAATAG
- a CDS encoding YigZ family protein: MLEQYRTVRSSGSKEVVIRKSRFIGHVMPVENEEEALLFIEDIKKKHRDATHNCSAYVIGERDEIQRQSDDGEPSGTAGKPILEVIRNQGVKNVAIVVTRYFGGIMLGAGGLIRAYTDGAVLALEAGEVITRVLRREVFVEIDYTWLGKVENELRGRGIQTGETLFTDKVTLLCLPRNDEGDAFMAWITDLTQGQALVTEGRRIYYSEGD, from the coding sequence ATGTTAGAACAATATCGAACGGTGCGCTCTTCCGGTTCCAAGGAAGTCGTAATCCGCAAATCTCGCTTCATTGGTCATGTTATGCCGGTTGAGAATGAAGAAGAAGCATTGTTGTTTATCGAAGACATCAAGAAGAAACATCGGGACGCAACGCATAACTGTTCTGCTTATGTGATTGGGGAGAGAGACGAAATCCAGAGGCAATCGGACGACGGGGAGCCGAGTGGAACAGCCGGCAAACCGATTTTGGAAGTAATTCGCAACCAGGGAGTTAAAAATGTCGCAATTGTTGTTACCCGTTATTTCGGAGGCATTATGCTGGGTGCCGGAGGGCTGATTAGAGCTTATACGGATGGAGCAGTGCTTGCGCTTGAAGCAGGTGAAGTAATCACCCGTGTGCTAAGACGAGAGGTATTCGTAGAAATTGATTACACTTGGCTAGGCAAGGTTGAGAACGAACTTCGGGGAAGGGGTATACAAACCGGCGAGACTTTGTTCACCGATAAAGTAACGTTGTTATGTTTACCGCGAAATGATGAGGGAGACGCATTTATGGCATGGATAACAGATCTAACCCAAGGGCAAGCCTTGGTAACAGAAGGGCGGCGGATTTACTACAGCGAAGGGGATTAG
- a CDS encoding TetR/AcrR family transcriptional regulator produces MARRAVEQELSRERILEAARHLFITKGYRAISMRSIGQHLGYSHGSLYYHFKEKAELFYAIVVEDFNHVATLLGQVMNKPPEEGMTRVEQLIMEFIRFGIDHPYQYEIMFMIRDEELLAYCRAEQGRCFDLFSSIVRRHMKEEGYVSEDWQNVPLTLFLSAHGFISYYIQDKVSFEDVKEAASAHIKVLCRSL; encoded by the coding sequence ATGGCAAGGAGAGCAGTGGAGCAGGAGTTGTCGAGGGAAAGAATATTAGAGGCCGCTAGGCATCTGTTTATTACCAAAGGTTATCGAGCGATTTCAATGCGAAGCATCGGTCAGCATTTGGGGTACAGCCACGGCTCTCTCTATTATCATTTCAAAGAGAAAGCGGAATTGTTCTACGCCATTGTTGTCGAAGATTTTAATCATGTGGCTACTTTGCTTGGCCAAGTAATGAATAAGCCACCTGAAGAGGGTATGACTCGAGTAGAGCAGCTAATTATGGAGTTTATAAGGTTTGGAATAGATCATCCTTATCAGTATGAAATTATGTTCATGATTCGGGATGAAGAGCTACTAGCTTATTGTAGAGCAGAGCAGGGACGATGTTTTGATTTATTCTCAAGTATTGTACGCCGTCATATGAAGGAAGAGGGATATGTGTCCGAGGATTGGCAGAACGTGCCGCTAACCTTGTTCTTATCCGCTCACGGATTTATATCTTATTATATCCAAGATAAAGTATCATTTGAGGATGTAAAAGAAGCAGCATCAGCTCATATCAAGGTTTTATGTCGCAGCCTTTAA
- a CDS encoding secondary thiamine-phosphate synthase enzyme YjbQ — translation MLHTLEITTTKRDELRDITREVISFVKKSGVHSGVIVVYCPHTTAGIAINENADPDVRHDVLMRLDEVYPWEHPKYRHAEGNTASHLKSITSGPSQSIIIHDGELLLGRWQGIYFCEFDGPRRRQCFLKIIEG, via the coding sequence ATGCTGCATACACTGGAGATTACTACAACGAAACGGGATGAATTACGTGATATTACTCGTGAAGTCATTTCTTTTGTGAAAAAAAGCGGAGTGCATAGCGGGGTGATCGTAGTTTATTGTCCACATACCACCGCAGGAATTGCCATTAATGAGAATGCAGATCCTGATGTGAGACATGATGTTCTGATGCGTTTGGATGAAGTCTACCCTTGGGAGCATCCGAAGTATCGACATGCTGAAGGCAATACTGCCTCCCACCTTAAGTCTATTACATCCGGACCTTCCCAGAGCATAATCATCCATGATGGCGAACTATTACTTGGACGTTGGCAGGGTATTTATTTTTGTGAGTTCGATGGACCTAGACGTAGACAATGTTTCTTAAAAATTATTGAGGGATAA
- the cysT gene encoding sulfate ABC transporter permease subunit CysT, giving the protein MNSLLRHKGWTWGFRTTILLYFVVLIVLPILGVYYNSFSLGFGNFVESISDPIAWKSVLLTLKLAIIATLINVFLGTMIAWVLIRYQFIGKALLNSLVDLPFALPTAVGGLMILLLLGPGSLIGKAAEALGFEIVFHQPAIVIAMVFVTFPFVIRAVQPLLEELDPSEEEAAYTMGAKGTRVFWHVILPSMAPGMISGGMLAFSRALAEFGAVVLVAGNIPGRTLVSSVFIFGEVESDNPVSAAAVSVILLTLSFLILWLINMLQMRGRRS; this is encoded by the coding sequence TTGAATTCGCTGCTTAGACACAAAGGTTGGACTTGGGGTTTCCGAACTACAATTTTGCTCTATTTTGTAGTATTGATCGTACTGCCTATACTTGGGGTCTATTACAACTCTTTTTCATTGGGTTTCGGCAATTTTGTGGAAAGCATAAGCGACCCGATTGCCTGGAAGTCGGTGCTGTTAACCTTAAAGCTGGCGATCATCGCCACTTTAATTAATGTCTTTTTAGGAACAATGATTGCCTGGGTTCTTATTCGTTATCAATTCATTGGTAAAGCATTGCTTAACAGTCTTGTGGATTTACCATTTGCACTGCCGACGGCAGTTGGTGGTTTGATGATTTTGCTCTTGCTCGGACCTGGTAGTCTTATCGGCAAGGCTGCAGAAGCGCTTGGTTTTGAAATTGTTTTTCATCAACCAGCTATCGTAATTGCTATGGTCTTCGTAACCTTTCCCTTCGTGATTCGAGCGGTTCAGCCCTTGCTGGAGGAACTTGATCCTTCCGAAGAGGAAGCGGCATATACAATGGGTGCCAAGGGAACTAGAGTCTTCTGGCATGTTATTCTCCCCTCTATGGCTCCTGGGATGATCAGCGGTGGAATGCTCGCCTTCTCGCGGGCACTTGCTGAATTCGGCGCTGTAGTCCTCGTAGCAGGCAATATTCCAGGTCGTACACTCGTATCTTCTGTTTTTATTTTTGGTGAAGTTGAAAGTGATAATCCGGTTTCCGCCGCAGCGGTTTCTGTTATTCTCTTGACCTTATCCTTTCTCATTCTTTGGCTAATTAATATGCTGCAGATGCGGGGGAGACGCTCATGA
- a CDS encoding sulfate ABC transporter permease subunit gives MRKLWIGLTYLVFFLLIAAPLGKMAIGAFSEGFGGFWNALTRPEALHALMMTGLVVIVVTLLNTLFGIMMALYLVRANWINRRLKGLLNSIVDLPYAVSPVIGGLMIVLLLGPDSALGAIFEGIGLKIVYAIPGMIIATLFVTFPLMVREVMPVLQEIGSQQEEAASTLGAHGWTIFWKVTWPSIRWAVVYGVILTVARSLGEFGAVLVVSGNIMNKTQTATTLVYQDVENFNVTAAGGIALVLAAFSAGLLLLMEWTKRRKEVQ, from the coding sequence ATGAGAAAACTATGGATCGGACTCACCTACTTGGTATTTTTTCTGCTAATCGCTGCACCGCTAGGGAAAATGGCTATAGGTGCTTTTAGTGAAGGATTTGGTGGTTTCTGGAATGCTCTGACTAGGCCTGAAGCGCTGCATGCGCTTATGATGACTGGGCTTGTTGTAATAGTAGTTACGTTATTAAATACGTTGTTCGGAATTATGATGGCGCTGTATCTTGTCCGGGCGAACTGGATAAATAGACGTCTAAAGGGCTTGCTTAACAGTATTGTTGATTTGCCTTATGCTGTGTCCCCTGTCATTGGCGGGCTGATGATTGTCCTGCTGCTGGGTCCGGATAGCGCCTTGGGTGCGATTTTTGAAGGGATTGGGCTGAAGATCGTCTATGCGATTCCTGGAATGATCATTGCCACCTTGTTCGTAACCTTTCCTTTAATGGTGCGTGAGGTGATGCCGGTGCTTCAGGAGATTGGTTCACAGCAGGAGGAAGCAGCTTCTACATTGGGCGCTCATGGCTGGACTATTTTTTGGAAGGTGACTTGGCCTTCGATTCGTTGGGCGGTTGTGTATGGGGTCATCCTTACGGTGGCTCGTTCACTAGGAGAGTTCGGTGCGGTGCTCGTGGTCTCGGGTAACATTATGAACAAAACCCAGACGGCGACGACGCTAGTCTATCAGGATGTTGAGAATTTTAATGTAACGGCTGCTGGAGGAATAGCGCTAGTTCTGGCTGCATTTTCCGCAGGTCTACTGTTGTTGATGGAATGGACCAAGAGAAGAAAGGAAGTGCAGTAA
- the cysA gene encoding sulfate ABC transporter ATP-binding protein: MHVEVRGLNKHFGDFHAVKDVNFTITKGHLIGLLGPSGGGKTSILRMLAGLETPDNGEIIFHGQTVNNLPPQERGIGFVFQNYALFKHMTVFDNIAFGLKVKKASKTAIRDRVMELVELTGLKGFEKRYPHQLSGGQRQRVAFARALAPEPQLLLLDEPFAAIDAKIRQELRAWLRELIERVGITSIFVTHDQDEAIEVADEIMIINQGQLEQKGTPWDIYKEPKTPFVATFIGESTLIEDASEVKGFKGAGDGKPTKALIRPEYIEVGNLHEFKMASATEKGVVKHLHFRGSEWLVEVEVNGHKLVTYRSLEKETLQPGQDISVLVHRAYLFNDERSWIQENNLKEDPMPIFI; the protein is encoded by the coding sequence ATGCATGTTGAAGTGCGGGGATTAAATAAGCATTTTGGAGATTTTCATGCGGTCAAGGACGTCAATTTCACCATTACAAAAGGTCATCTGATCGGACTGCTCGGCCCGAGTGGCGGCGGTAAAACTTCGATTCTTCGTATGCTCGCAGGGCTGGAGACACCGGATAATGGCGAGATTATTTTTCATGGTCAGACGGTTAACAATCTTCCTCCTCAGGAGCGCGGGATCGGCTTTGTCTTTCAGAACTATGCATTATTTAAGCACATGACTGTTTTTGATAATATTGCTTTTGGATTAAAAGTTAAAAAGGCCAGCAAAACCGCCATTCGTGACCGTGTTATGGAACTGGTAGAGCTTACGGGGTTAAAAGGCTTCGAGAAGCGTTATCCGCATCAGCTATCTGGTGGACAACGTCAGCGTGTGGCCTTTGCTCGTGCACTCGCGCCTGAACCACAGCTATTACTCTTAGATGAGCCATTCGCAGCTATTGATGCGAAGATCCGTCAGGAGCTGCGCGCTTGGCTACGTGAGCTGATTGAGCGTGTAGGCATCACTTCCATCTTCGTAACACATGACCAAGACGAAGCGATAGAAGTAGCAGATGAGATCATGATCATCAACCAAGGACAGTTGGAACAAAAGGGTACGCCTTGGGACATTTACAAGGAGCCTAAAACACCGTTCGTAGCTACATTTATCGGAGAGTCGACACTGATTGAGGATGCCTCTGAGGTGAAAGGGTTTAAAGGCGCTGGAGACGGTAAGCCTACCAAAGCACTGATTCGCCCTGAATATATTGAAGTGGGTAATCTGCATGAGTTCAAGATGGCTTCAGCTACGGAAAAAGGTGTCGTAAAGCATCTGCATTTCCGTGGAAGCGAATGGCTCGTTGAGGTTGAGGTTAATGGTCATAAGCTGGTCACTTACCGTTCCTTGGAGAAGGAAACCTTGCAGCCGGGACAGGATATCTCAGTTCTTGTGCACCGCGCTTACCTGTTTAATGATGAGCGAAGCTGGATCCAGGAGAACAACCTGAAAGAAGATCCGATGCCGATATTTATTTAA
- a CDS encoding sulfate ABC transporter substrate-binding protein, with protein sequence MKIKRSRQLHGCFAALMLAILTLAAVGCGNEKAITTMADPSKQGDVTLVIGAYSVAKDAMGDILPLFAAKWKADTGQDISFQQSYEASGTQARAIVGGFEADVTLLAMEGDVEKLVKAGLVAPTWKEQGEQGMVTRSVVALGTREGNPKGIHDFADLAKPGVKVLYPNPKTSGGAQWDINAIYGAGLKLSEEQEGVKDPAAAKAFLESVHANVESLDKSGRASMAAFEYGVGDVIVTYENELLARIAQGVKYEVIIPKNTILIENPAAVVEKYADEHGTRAAAEALVDFLITPQAQEVFAQYGFRPVDKQVYAENKSRYPDPAGLFDINYLGGWDEVRSTLYSKRGIWYQVLAGI encoded by the coding sequence ATGAAAATCAAAAGGAGCAGACAACTGCACGGATGTTTTGCTGCCCTAATGCTGGCCATACTCACGCTGGCAGCAGTCGGTTGCGGGAATGAAAAGGCGATTACGACGATGGCAGATCCTTCGAAGCAAGGGGATGTTACGCTAGTCATTGGCGCATACAGTGTGGCTAAGGATGCAATGGGAGACATTTTGCCGTTATTTGCAGCGAAATGGAAAGCGGATACTGGGCAGGACATTAGTTTTCAGCAGTCTTATGAAGCTTCCGGAACACAGGCACGTGCAATCGTGGGTGGGTTCGAAGCGGATGTTACACTGTTAGCCATGGAAGGCGATGTCGAGAAGCTGGTCAAGGCTGGACTCGTAGCGCCAACGTGGAAAGAGCAGGGTGAGCAGGGCATGGTGACACGTTCCGTAGTCGCACTTGGTACCCGTGAGGGAAATCCCAAAGGAATTCACGATTTTGCGGATTTAGCCAAGCCAGGAGTTAAAGTGTTATACCCAAACCCCAAAACATCCGGTGGTGCACAGTGGGATATCAACGCAATCTATGGGGCGGGTCTGAAGCTGTCAGAGGAGCAAGAAGGCGTTAAAGATCCAGCAGCTGCCAAAGCTTTTTTAGAAAGTGTACATGCGAACGTGGAGTCTCTGGATAAGAGCGGACGTGCATCTATGGCTGCCTTCGAGTATGGAGTGGGTGATGTCATTGTTACCTATGAAAATGAACTGCTGGCCCGGATTGCTCAGGGTGTTAAATATGAAGTCATTATTCCTAAAAATACAATTCTGATTGAGAACCCGGCGGCTGTTGTAGAGAAGTATGCGGATGAGCATGGGACACGCGCAGCAGCAGAGGCGCTGGTTGATTTTTTAATTACCCCACAGGCGCAAGAAGTGTTTGCACAATATGGCTTTCGTCCCGTAGATAAACAGGTCTATGCGGAGAACAAAAGCCGCTACCCCGATCCAGCGGGTCTCTTCGATATCAATTATTTAGGGGGCTGGGATGAGGTGCGAAGCACGCTTTATTCCAAGCGGGGAATTTGGTATCAGGTACTTGCCGGAATATAG
- a CDS encoding MBL fold metallo-hydrolase, which produces MDTLVFLGTGDAMGVPRVYCSCETCTEARELGSNIRLRSSVLIDNGSDFLVIDCGPDWRRQMEAQGVRNMRRLLVTHAHFDHIGGLPEWADACRWTGIKGELYTPAEVIPIIERQYPWLRNQIEMIPCDEGIELDGWKIDTWKVNHGKNGYSYAFRLEKEDYTWVYCPDSISLGVEETRLMHGVDLLVLGTSFYYEAAELSTRSVYDMTEAAELLQIVKPQKAIYTHMSHDVDMRKAYILPENVTLAQTGMRIPIYKNPFSSL; this is translated from the coding sequence ATGGATACGTTGGTGTTTTTGGGTACTGGGGATGCCATGGGTGTACCTCGGGTATATTGCAGCTGCGAGACCTGCACAGAAGCGAGGGAGCTAGGGAGCAATATAAGGCTGCGTTCCTCCGTACTCATAGATAATGGCAGTGACTTTCTAGTGATTGATTGTGGGCCAGACTGGCGACGTCAGATGGAGGCGCAGGGAGTACGGAATATGCGCAGACTGCTCGTGACACACGCTCATTTTGATCATATTGGGGGGCTGCCAGAATGGGCAGATGCTTGTAGATGGACGGGGATTAAGGGTGAACTTTATACTCCAGCAGAAGTCATTCCCATTATTGAGCGGCAATATCCTTGGTTGCGCAATCAGATCGAGATGATTCCCTGTGATGAAGGTATAGAATTAGACGGCTGGAAGATAGATACCTGGAAAGTAAACCATGGTAAGAATGGATATTCGTACGCTTTTCGACTAGAGAAGGAGGACTACACATGGGTGTATTGTCCAGATTCCATATCTCTTGGGGTTGAGGAGACACGCCTGATGCATGGAGTCGACTTGCTGGTCCTTGGTACAAGCTTCTATTACGAAGCGGCGGAGCTATCCACTCGCTCTGTGTACGACATGACGGAGGCAGCGGAGCTACTGCAAATCGTGAAGCCTCAAAAGGCAATATATACCCATATGTCGCATGATGTGGATATGAGAAAAGCATATATTTTACCGGAGAATGTTACACTGGCCCAGACAGGTATGAGAATTCCAATATACAAAAACCCATTCTCTTCACTTTAG
- a CDS encoding sugar efflux transporter, with amino-acid sequence MIKRLTALFSIPSYALLFLCMLLQGMGISLSSPFLSIYFTEQLGVSVGLFGVFLATTLIAGIWISTLIGRRSDLGLNRKNIYLVATLCNALAYSGYLLIQDFTILFIYMIVFTALGAPGMPQLFAIAREAVNKSNFTDTAFANSTLRSAFSLGFITGPLIGTLLIAAVGFKGIFTGTIGVFLLVALLVFFFLKSNTDTELSSNKAEVKVKTFRLSQNHNILLPFLILILMYVAHWTSSINTALFITNNLGGSTSDVGLVSSICAALEIPFMIMLGLLSAKYSNRALMMCGAILGGAYYLVVIFSGEMWQMLAAQVLLAVFVAVISAIGISYIQDLLPNMPGYASTLYSNSSTIGRLIGSLVGGGLASIVGYRYSFVLCFILIIISLVMLAVSGRHPLNESEQLTV; translated from the coding sequence ATGATCAAAAGACTTACTGCACTATTTTCAATTCCCTCTTATGCTTTACTCTTTTTATGTATGCTACTTCAGGGAATGGGGATTTCACTCAGTTCACCCTTCTTATCCATTTATTTCACGGAACAGCTTGGCGTATCTGTCGGATTGTTTGGTGTTTTTCTAGCCACCACGTTAATTGCCGGAATATGGATCAGTACACTAATCGGGAGACGCTCTGACCTCGGCTTAAATCGAAAAAACATTTACCTTGTTGCCACACTCTGTAATGCGCTGGCTTATAGCGGGTACTTGCTCATTCAGGATTTCACGATCTTGTTCATCTACATGATTGTGTTCACCGCCCTCGGTGCACCAGGGATGCCTCAATTGTTCGCCATTGCTAGAGAAGCAGTGAATAAGAGCAATTTTACGGATACTGCGTTTGCTAATTCTACCTTGCGTTCTGCTTTCTCTCTCGGCTTTATTACAGGTCCTTTAATCGGCACCCTGCTAATCGCTGCTGTTGGGTTTAAGGGGATTTTCACGGGTACGATCGGAGTATTCCTGCTTGTTGCCTTACTCGTTTTCTTCTTTCTCAAATCAAATACAGATACAGAGCTGAGCAGCAACAAGGCTGAAGTAAAAGTGAAAACTTTCCGGCTCAGTCAGAATCACAATATTCTGCTGCCTTTTCTGATTTTGATACTCATGTATGTAGCTCACTGGACGAGTAGCATCAATACTGCTCTCTTTATTACAAACAATCTAGGCGGATCGACAAGCGATGTCGGTCTAGTCAGCAGTATATGTGCTGCGCTGGAAATTCCATTTATGATTATGCTTGGTCTACTCAGTGCGAAGTATAGTAACCGAGCCTTGATGATGTGTGGGGCTATTTTAGGAGGGGCATATTATCTCGTTGTCATTTTCTCAGGCGAGATGTGGCAAATGCTTGCAGCCCAGGTTCTACTGGCGGTTTTCGTTGCTGTTATTTCTGCGATTGGAATTAGCTACATCCAGGATCTGCTTCCAAACATGCCTGGGTATGCATCAACGCTTTACTCTAATTCATCCACGATCGGCAGACTGATTGGGAGTCTTGTTGGCGGGGGGCTAGCCAGTATTGTAGGTTACCGGTATTCATTTGTGCTCTGTTTTATACTCATCATTATTTCTTTAGTCATGCTTGCTGTAAGCGGACGTCACCCTTTAAATGAATCAGAACAATTAACTGTTTAA
- a CDS encoding ABC transporter ATP-binding protein — protein sequence MLRHKLLYTVLLFTTLFGIVLDLTIAWLLSVITDAAVRLDVKAFKGLVIFGLIYLLVSAINGYIDRYLKNKISAKIRNELRLDMMRHALALPQSYFDRNHSGDLLSRFTNDNQSVGNATGEVMIDLIRNPLLALAAFGYLLYINWLLALICFAMGPLMFLTGKIFGSAMRENSVKIQTNMSKITSFLHDILGSSMVFKSFSIERRLMKQYQEHSENITSEELKRGRIEGATGSFSSFLGNFTFLLALVVAGYFVAKGSLEVGAMIAFIQLMNYLVMPFSALPGLINSMQQSLGAAGRIFEVLDSPVEVEALPEAATKQPEFERMVMSSVSFSYPGAEKHSLNKISLELHKGAQMAVVGPSGGGKSTLFKVLLGLYKPDEGEVFINNEKTSEMSLAKLRSHFSYVPQESGLYTGSIRDNIRNGNPDADELEILEALRQANAYDFVMELPEGLDTDIGEEGSRLSGGQRQRLSIARAILRNSPILLLDEATAALDNESEKLVQQAIRKLMGDKTTLVIAHRLSTIQNADVILVMENGEIVESGTHEELLAAEGRYHGLYYSQLEEEEAVGSEEALMELASTGVPSLLK from the coding sequence ATGTTAAGGCACAAGCTCTTATATACGGTTTTATTATTTACGACTTTATTTGGAATTGTTCTGGATTTAACGATTGCTTGGCTGCTCTCAGTGATTACGGATGCGGCGGTTAGACTTGATGTGAAAGCTTTTAAAGGGCTGGTAATATTCGGATTAATCTACTTATTAGTGAGTGCAATCAACGGTTACATCGATCGATATCTCAAAAATAAAATCTCAGCCAAGATCAGAAATGAACTGCGGCTAGATATGATGCGACATGCTTTAGCTCTTCCGCAGTCTTATTTTGATCGTAATCATTCGGGTGATTTGTTGTCCCGCTTTACTAATGATAATCAATCTGTGGGTAATGCTACCGGCGAGGTAATGATTGATCTAATCCGTAACCCTTTGCTTGCTCTCGCGGCTTTTGGTTATTTGCTTTATATTAACTGGCTACTGGCATTGATCTGTTTTGCAATGGGGCCTTTGATGTTCCTTACGGGAAAAATCTTCGGTTCGGCGATGCGTGAGAACAGTGTGAAGATTCAGACTAATATGAGCAAGATTACTTCCTTTTTGCATGACATTCTAGGCAGTAGTATGGTGTTTAAATCCTTTAGCATTGAACGCAGACTAATGAAGCAGTATCAGGAACATAGTGAGAATATCACTTCCGAAGAATTAAAAAGGGGAAGAATTGAGGGAGCTACTGGCTCATTCTCCTCTTTTCTGGGAAACTTCACGTTTCTTCTGGCGCTGGTCGTTGCTGGTTATTTTGTGGCAAAAGGATCACTTGAGGTCGGTGCGATGATTGCTTTCATCCAGCTCATGAATTATTTAGTGATGCCGTTCTCGGCATTGCCAGGGCTGATCAATTCGATGCAGCAATCACTTGGGGCGGCGGGACGGATCTTTGAAGTGTTAGATAGCCCTGTAGAAGTGGAGGCTTTACCCGAAGCAGCTACGAAGCAGCCTGAATTTGAGCGTATGGTCATGTCCTCGGTATCCTTCTCTTATCCGGGAGCAGAGAAACATAGCTTGAACAAGATCAGCTTAGAGCTTCACAAAGGGGCGCAAATGGCGGTTGTGGGGCCGAGCGGTGGAGGGAAATCTACACTTTTCAAGGTATTGCTTGGGTTATATAAACCTGATGAGGGTGAAGTGTTTATAAATAATGAGAAGACAAGTGAAATGAGCTTAGCTAAGCTTAGAAGTCATTTTTCTTATGTGCCGCAAGAGTCAGGGCTTTATACGGGAAGTATCCGTGATAATATCCGGAATGGAAATCCAGATGCAGATGAACTAGAAATTCTGGAAGCTTTGCGACAAGCGAACGCTTATGATTTTGTAATGGAGTTGCCGGAGGGCCTCGATACAGATATTGGTGAGGAAGGCTCGCGTCTGTCCGGTGGACAACGCCAGCGACTATCGATTGCAAGAGCGATTCTTAGGAACTCTCCAATCCTGCTGCTGGATGAAGCTACTGCTGCGCTTGATAATGAATCGGAGAAGCTGGTGCAGCAAGCGATTCGTAAATTAATGGGAGACAAAACCACACTCGTTATCGCGCATCGTCTGTCTACGATTCAGAATGCTGATGTCATTCTAGTGATGGAGAATGGTGAAATTGTGGAGAGCGGCACCCACGAGGAGCTGCTTGCAGCAGAAGGAAGATATCATGGCTTGTACTATTCTCAACTGGAAGAGGAAGAAGCCGTGGGGAGTGAGGAAGCGCTAATGGAGCTTGCATCTACAGGAGTCCCGAGCTTGCTGAAATAA